In the Heptranchias perlo isolate sHepPer1 unplaced genomic scaffold, sHepPer1.hap1 HAP1_SCAFFOLD_1329, whole genome shotgun sequence genome, one interval contains:
- the LOC137308522 gene encoding mitochondrial coenzyme A diphosphatase NUDT8-like, whose amino-acid sequence MSIVPVLAHLGALDSYEININPNEVEDVFTISLRHVCAERNRGYTRYRYQGCYAYTLPVFLHAKYKVWGLSAVMIDAVLCLLFPGEYRSSLRGARPRNDR is encoded by the exons ATGTCGATTGTACCAGTGCTGGCACACCTGGGAGCCCTGGACTCTTACGAGATCAATATTAACCCCAACGAG GTCGAAGATGTCTTCACAATCTCCCTGCGACACGTCTGCGCTGAACGTAACCGGGGCTACACACGATATCGATACCAAGGATGCTACGCCTACACCCTGCCTGTCTTCCTTCACGCCAAGTACAAAGTGTGGGGACTCAGCGCAGTCATGATCGACGCAGTGCTCTGCCTCCTGTTCCCCGGGGAGTACCGCAGCTCCCTACGGGGAGCCCGTCCCAGGAACGACCGGTGA